Proteins encoded within one genomic window of Glycine soja cultivar W05 chromosome 1, ASM419377v2, whole genome shotgun sequence:
- the LOC114413323 gene encoding uncharacterized protein LOC114413323, translating to MSKTNVRRHALEKCRSVKETQKVLNHNFFTRNLKKVYPIGLQKSTSSLSLSSISLSLSQNSNDSSQADSLTPLDEKISLALRLISPRERREPTIATSKPLQQQQPPSPPPTTEPGELKRCNWITKSSDKAYIEFHDECWGVPAYDDNKLFELLALSGLLMDYNWTEILKRKETLREVFAGFDANTVAKMEEKEIMETASNKALSLADSRVMCVVDNAKCIMKIVKECGSFSSYIWGYVNHKPIINRYRYPRNVPLRSPKAEALSKDLVKRGFRFVGPVIVHSFMQAAGLTIDHLVDCYRHSECVSLAERPWRHI from the exons ATGTCTAAAACGAATGTGAGAAGACATGCTCTTGAGAAGTGCAGGAGTGTGAAAGAGACACAGAAAGTATTGAACCACAACTTTTTCACCAGAAACCTCAAGAAAGTGTACCCTATTGGGCTTCAGAAAAGCACCTCATCTTTGTCTCTGTCTTCAATTTCATTGTCTTTGTCACAAAACTCAAATGACTCTTCACAGGCTGATTCTTTGACTCCACTGGATGAAAAGATTTCGCTGGCACTGCGTTTGATATCGCCAAGGGAAAGAAGAGAACCTACAATAGCTACTTCTAAGCCTCTTCAGCAACAGCAACCACCAAGTCCACCACCCACTACTGAGCCTGGGGAATTGAAAAGATGTAACTGGATCACAAAGAGCAGTG ATAAGGCGTACATAGAATTTCATGATGAATGCTGGGGAGTTCCTGCTTATGATGACAA CAAATTGTTTGAGCTGCTTGCATTGTCTGGATTGCTCATGGACTACAACTGGACAGAAATtctaaaaagaaaggaaactctAAG AGAAGTTTTCGCTGGATTTGATGCCAATACCGTTGCCAAAATGGAGGAAAAGGAAATCATGGAGACTGCATCAAACAAAGCACTTTCTTTAGCCGATAGCAGAGTCATGTGCGTAGTAGACAATGCCAAATGCATAATGAAG ATTGTTAAAGAATGTGGATCATTCAGCAGTTACATATGGGGTTACGTGAATCATAAACCAATAATAAACAGATACAGATACCCAAGAAATGTGCCATTGAGGAGTCCAAAGGCAGAGGCACTTAGCAAGGACTTGGTGAAGCGTGGATTTCGGTTCGTGGGTCCAGTGATAGTGCACTCTTTTATGCAAGCTGCAGGGTTGACCATTGACCATCTTGTGGATTGTTACAGGCATAGTGAATGTGTGAGCCTAGCAGAAAGACCTTGGAGGCATATCTAA